One genomic segment of Protaetiibacter intestinalis includes these proteins:
- the rplA gene encoding 50S ribosomal protein L1: protein MAQKSKAYRAAADKIEAGKFYGPDEAVAVVKETGSKKFDSTVEVALKLGVDPRKADQMVRGTVILPHGTGKVARVLVFATGPAAEAAIVAGADEVGGAELIEKVAAGYTDFDSAVSTPELMGQVGRLGKVLGPRGLMPNPKTGTVTPDVAKAVSDIKGGKIEFRVDKHANVHFVIGKAGFSTEQLNENFKAALDEIQRAKPSSSKGRYIQKGSLSTTFGPGVPLDVAAL from the coding sequence ATGGCTCAGAAGTCCAAGGCATACCGCGCCGCCGCCGACAAGATCGAGGCCGGCAAGTTCTACGGTCCCGACGAGGCTGTCGCCGTCGTCAAGGAGACCGGCTCGAAGAAGTTCGACTCCACCGTCGAGGTCGCCCTCAAGCTCGGTGTCGACCCGCGTAAGGCGGACCAGATGGTGCGCGGCACCGTCATCCTCCCGCACGGCACCGGCAAGGTCGCCCGCGTCCTCGTCTTCGCGACCGGCCCCGCGGCCGAGGCGGCCATCGTGGCCGGTGCGGACGAGGTCGGCGGCGCCGAGCTCATCGAGAAGGTCGCCGCCGGCTACACCGACTTCGACTCGGCGGTCTCGACCCCCGAGCTCATGGGTCAGGTGGGTCGTCTGGGCAAGGTGCTCGGCCCCCGTGGCCTCATGCCGAACCCGAAGACCGGCACCGTGACGCCGGATGTGGCCAAGGCCGTGTCCGACATCAAGGGCGGCAAGATCGAGTTCCGCGTCGACAAGCACGCCAACGTTCACTTCGTGATCGGCAAGGCCGGCTTCTCGACCGAGCAGCTGAACGAGAACTTCAAGGCTGCGCTCGACGAGATCCAGCGCGCGAAGCCGTCCAGCTCGAAGGGCCGCTACATCCAGAAGGG